One region of Natronolimnobius baerhuensis genomic DNA includes:
- the meaB gene encoding methylmalonyl Co-A mutase-associated GTPase MeaB, producing the protein MSGASDAAGAGGHEELLEDLLAGEHRALARVISKIEDRAPGYRDLVSDLYAHTGGADVIGITGSPGAGKSTLVDKLAETYRDRGETVGIIAIDPSSPFTGGAVLGDRIRMASTVGDMDVFVRSMSARGTLGGLSTATADAVKAMDAFGKDKVIIETVGAGQNEIDIVRTADTVAVLVPPGSGDDIQTLKAGILEIADVFVVNKADRDGADRTVQELEEMIHLGEGTSTGGTGHHGVDGMAAAETTTDAADTGNWSPPIVETVATTGEGIEAFLEELAAHRGFLESTGTRTELARKRHAEEIRTLLRADVNSLLEAELERTGGIDALADAVRTGETDPYSIADAVLEPLEACLAEVDLNLERSSETEGGGGSERDISNSTLGRDDPSQ; encoded by the coding sequence ATGAGCGGCGCTAGCGACGCTGCCGGAGCGGGTGGCCACGAGGAGTTACTCGAGGACCTGCTTGCGGGCGAACACCGCGCACTGGCCCGCGTCATATCGAAGATCGAGGATCGCGCGCCGGGCTACCGGGACCTCGTTTCCGACCTCTACGCGCACACGGGCGGGGCGGACGTAATCGGGATCACGGGCAGCCCCGGTGCCGGGAAGTCGACGCTGGTGGACAAACTCGCAGAAACCTATCGCGACCGGGGCGAAACGGTCGGCATCATCGCGATTGACCCCTCTTCACCGTTTACTGGCGGTGCGGTGCTCGGCGACCGGATTCGAATGGCCTCGACTGTGGGCGATATGGACGTCTTCGTGCGGTCGATGAGCGCCCGCGGGACGCTTGGCGGCCTCTCGACTGCCACCGCGGACGCGGTCAAGGCGATGGATGCTTTCGGCAAGGACAAGGTAATCATCGAAACTGTCGGTGCTGGACAGAACGAGATCGATATCGTCCGCACCGCAGACACCGTCGCCGTCCTCGTCCCGCCGGGGTCGGGCGACGACATCCAGACGCTCAAAGCCGGGATCCTCGAGATCGCGGACGTGTTCGTGGTCAACAAGGCCGACCGCGACGGGGCCGACCGAACGGTCCAGGAACTCGAGGAGATGATCCATCTCGGCGAGGGCACGAGCACTGGCGGGACCGGACATCACGGCGTCGACGGAATGGCCGCGGCTGAGACCACGACCGACGCGGCCGACACTGGGAACTGGTCACCGCCAATCGTCGAAACCGTTGCGACGACCGGTGAGGGCATCGAGGCGTTTCTCGAGGAACTCGCGGCCCATCGGGGGTTCCTCGAGTCGACGGGGACCCGCACGGAACTGGCACGCAAGCGCCACGCCGAGGAGATCCGGACGCTTCTCCGGGCGGACGTCAACAGCCTTCTCGAGGCCGAACTCGAGCGCACGGGTGGGATTGATGCCCTCGCGGACGCCGTTCGAACGGGCGAGACCGACCCGTACTCGATTGCCGATGCCGTACTCGAGCCACTCGAGGCGTGTCTGGCGGAGGTCGACCTTAATCTCGAGCGCAGTAGTGAGACTGAGGGCGGGGGCGGGAGCGAGAGAGATATCAGTAATTCAACGCTCGGACGTGACGACCCCTCGCAGTGA
- a CDS encoding alpha/beta fold hydrolase produces MNARTVLGAALGSVGAAVVGNRLLTKRAGDLENPLEGVERTYRWRGMETRYTVAGDPNDPDMLLLHGVHAGASSNEFSPVFERLAEDYHVFAVDLPGFGRSNRPPLVYSPTLYAEFIRDFAGDVTESPLVVASSLTGAFAVDAAGDAELESEFAHLVLICPTGDTGDERPWLRTLVRTPILGTTLFNLFASKPSLRYFYDRDGYYESDRIDAEEIAYAWDSAHQPGARYAPASFAAGTLDPEFDLATELAALETDTTLVWGRDSELVPLRDGRDLATAADLDLVVIDYATQLPHAEHPDRFVEYLTAELLEAGPAGADTSSDE; encoded by the coding sequence ATGAACGCCCGAACAGTCCTCGGTGCAGCGCTCGGAAGCGTTGGTGCAGCCGTCGTCGGCAATCGCCTGCTCACAAAGCGGGCGGGCGACCTCGAGAACCCGCTCGAGGGCGTCGAACGAACGTATCGCTGGCGCGGGATGGAGACACGATACACCGTTGCTGGCGATCCGAACGATCCGGATATGCTCTTGCTTCATGGCGTCCACGCGGGAGCGAGCAGCAACGAATTCAGCCCTGTGTTCGAGCGATTGGCCGAAGACTATCACGTGTTCGCCGTCGACCTACCCGGGTTTGGTCGCTCGAATCGCCCGCCGCTTGTCTACTCGCCGACGCTGTATGCGGAGTTCATCCGTGACTTCGCGGGCGACGTCACCGAGTCACCACTCGTCGTCGCCTCCTCACTGACCGGCGCGTTCGCCGTCGACGCTGCAGGCGACGCCGAACTCGAGTCCGAGTTTGCTCACCTCGTCCTGATCTGTCCGACCGGCGACACCGGCGATGAACGCCCGTGGCTGCGCACGCTCGTTCGCACGCCGATTCTCGGCACGACGCTGTTCAATCTGTTCGCGAGCAAACCGTCACTGCGCTATTTCTACGACCGAGATGGCTACTACGAGAGTGACCGCATCGACGCCGAAGAAATCGCCTACGCCTGGGATAGCGCCCACCAACCGGGCGCTCGGTACGCTCCCGCATCCTTTGCCGCCGGCACGCTCGACCCCGAGTTCGACCTCGCGACGGAACTGGCCGCCCTCGAGACGGACACGACGCTCGTCTGGGGACGTGATTCGGAACTCGTTCCGCTTCGAGACGGGCGGGACCTGGCCACGGCTGCGGATCTCGACCTGGTCGTCATCGACTACGCGACGCAGTTGCCACACGCCGAACACCCCGACCGGTTCGTCGAGTATCTGACGGCAGAACTCCTCGAGGCAGGCCCAGCGGGTGCGGACACGAGTTCGGACGAGTAA
- a CDS encoding DUF5797 family protein, translating into MTLSEEAKGRLADVVELQPTKNSELQDRWGVESGSEVHQYLENELGDYYFRDDNSLIRATAEANDLVDVEPGIESDPDSDGAPSRIRVPELQAQIVDVLAGPEEESESVVSVLHSLREAYDVDPSAEDVRSGLQSLRRKDVVEVEYRTVPTFRLAVDRDDLEVAVAD; encoded by the coding sequence ATGACGCTTTCGGAGGAGGCCAAAGGGCGCCTGGCAGACGTGGTGGAGCTACAGCCGACGAAAAATTCCGAGCTACAGGACCGATGGGGGGTCGAAAGCGGCAGTGAGGTCCACCAGTATCTCGAGAACGAACTCGGCGACTACTACTTTCGCGACGACAACAGCCTGATTCGCGCAACCGCGGAGGCCAACGATCTCGTCGATGTCGAACCGGGAATCGAAAGCGATCCAGACTCGGACGGCGCGCCCTCGCGCATTCGCGTCCCCGAACTGCAGGCACAGATCGTCGACGTACTCGCCGGTCCCGAGGAGGAATCGGAGAGCGTCGTCTCCGTGCTCCACAGCCTCCGCGAGGCCTACGATGTCGATCCGTCGGCTGAAGACGTCCGCTCGGGCCTCCAGAGTCTCCGCCGGAAAGACGTCGTCGAGGTCGAGTACCGAACCGTCCCCACGTTCCGACTGGCCGTCGACCGCGACGACCTCGAGGTTGCCGTCGCTGACTGA